The following are from one region of the Anguilla rostrata isolate EN2019 chromosome 7, ASM1855537v3, whole genome shotgun sequence genome:
- the aadat gene encoding kynurenine/alpha-aminoadipate aminotransferase, mitochondrial isoform X1, whose product MNMLPSKAIMNYSRFLTAVSAARKPSPIRILTELQQRSPPTLISLAAGSPNPNTFPFQSATIKMKNGASVVFDETTMKRALQYSGSCGIPELISWMKDLQRNLHSPPTASYSVEAGQMEMCVTTGSQEGLCKIFEMLVNPGDNVLLDAPTYSGTLAALQPLGCNIINVLSDQYGMIPGALRDVLSRWDPADAKKPGSTVPRVLYTIPNGGNPTGASMTTERKREVYQLAREYDLLIIEDDPYYFLQFQKPWAPTFLSMDVDGRIIRTDSFSKILSSGLRIGFVTGPKPLVDRVVLHIQASTMHTSTFTQLIISQLLHGWGQEGFLNHIDGVVEFYRNQRDAMLSSADRWLKDVAEWHAPAAGMFLWIRLKGIADTQQLIMEKALEKEVLLVPGGVFNIDSSVPCPYVRAAFSLSTPQQIDEAFKRLASLIKEAL is encoded by the exons ATGAATATGCTTCCAAGCAAG GCTATCATGAATTACTCCCGGTTTTTGACCGCTGTGAGTGCTGCAAGGAAGCCGTCTCCTATTCGCATATTAA CTGAACTTCAGCAGCGTTCTCCCCCAACTCTGATCTCACTGGCGGCGGGatcccccaaccccaacacctTCCCCTTTCAGTCTGCCACCATCAAAATGAAGAATGGTGCCAGCGTTGTGTTTGATGAGACGACAATGAAAAGAGCCCTCCAGTACTCTGGCTCTTGTGG GATACCAGAACTCATATCTTGGATGAAGGACCTTCAGAGGAATCTCCACAGTCCCCCAACAGCCTCCTACAGCGTGGAGGCAGGGCAAATGGAGATGTGTGTGACCACAGGCAGTCAGGAAGGCCTGTGCAAG ATTTTTGAGATGCTGGTTAATCCTGGAGACAACGTCCTTCTAGACGCACCCACGTATTCTGGGACTCTGGCGGCA CTTCAGCCATTAGGCTGCAATATCATTAATGTATTGAGTGATCAGTACGGAATGATCCCGGGAGCCTTGAGGGACGTCCTGTCCAGGTGGGACCCAGCAGATGCCAAAAAACCAGGCAGCACAGTTCCCAGAGTCCTCTACACCATCCCCAATGGGGGCAACCCTACCGGAGCATCAATGACCACTGAGCGTAAGAGGGAGGTCTACCAG CTTGCCAGAGAATATGACCTCCTTATAATTGAGGATGATCCCTACTACTTTCTGCAGTTTCAAAAG CCCTGGGCTCCTACATTTCTGTCCATGGATGTGGATGGGCGAATCATCCGGACAGACTCCTTCTCAAAGATCCTGTCATCTGG CCTTAGGATTGGGTTTGTGACAGGGCCCAAGCCCCTTGTGGACAGAGTGGTCCTGCACATCCAGGCTTCCACCATGCACACCAGCACCTTCACACAG CTCATCATTTCCCAGCTGTTGCATGGGTGGGGACAAGAGGGCTTTCTGAACCACATCGATGG TGTGGTGGAATTTTACAGAAACCAGCGAGATGCGATGCTCTCCTCTGCAGACAGATGGCTCAAAG ATGTGGCAGAGTGGCATGCCCCAGCGGCAGGCATGTTCCTCTGGATCCGGCTGAAGGGCATCGCAGACACCCAGCAGCTCATCATGGAGAAGGCTTTGGAGAAAGAG GTGCTGTTGGTCCCTGGAGGAGTATTCAACATTGACAGCTCAGTCCCCTGCCCGTATGTACGAGCTGCCTTCTCATTGTCCACTCCCCAGCAGATTGATGAG gctttcAAGAGATTGGCTTCTCTGATCAAGGAGGCGTTATga
- the aadat gene encoding kynurenine/alpha-aminoadipate aminotransferase, mitochondrial isoform X2 → MNYSRFLTAVSAARKPSPIRILTELQQRSPPTLISLAAGSPNPNTFPFQSATIKMKNGASVVFDETTMKRALQYSGSCGIPELISWMKDLQRNLHSPPTASYSVEAGQMEMCVTTGSQEGLCKIFEMLVNPGDNVLLDAPTYSGTLAALQPLGCNIINVLSDQYGMIPGALRDVLSRWDPADAKKPGSTVPRVLYTIPNGGNPTGASMTTERKREVYQLAREYDLLIIEDDPYYFLQFQKPWAPTFLSMDVDGRIIRTDSFSKILSSGLRIGFVTGPKPLVDRVVLHIQASTMHTSTFTQLIISQLLHGWGQEGFLNHIDGVVEFYRNQRDAMLSSADRWLKDVAEWHAPAAGMFLWIRLKGIADTQQLIMEKALEKEVLLVPGGVFNIDSSVPCPYVRAAFSLSTPQQIDEAFKRLASLIKEAL, encoded by the exons ATGAATTACTCCCGGTTTTTGACCGCTGTGAGTGCTGCAAGGAAGCCGTCTCCTATTCGCATATTAA CTGAACTTCAGCAGCGTTCTCCCCCAACTCTGATCTCACTGGCGGCGGGatcccccaaccccaacacctTCCCCTTTCAGTCTGCCACCATCAAAATGAAGAATGGTGCCAGCGTTGTGTTTGATGAGACGACAATGAAAAGAGCCCTCCAGTACTCTGGCTCTTGTGG GATACCAGAACTCATATCTTGGATGAAGGACCTTCAGAGGAATCTCCACAGTCCCCCAACAGCCTCCTACAGCGTGGAGGCAGGGCAAATGGAGATGTGTGTGACCACAGGCAGTCAGGAAGGCCTGTGCAAG ATTTTTGAGATGCTGGTTAATCCTGGAGACAACGTCCTTCTAGACGCACCCACGTATTCTGGGACTCTGGCGGCA CTTCAGCCATTAGGCTGCAATATCATTAATGTATTGAGTGATCAGTACGGAATGATCCCGGGAGCCTTGAGGGACGTCCTGTCCAGGTGGGACCCAGCAGATGCCAAAAAACCAGGCAGCACAGTTCCCAGAGTCCTCTACACCATCCCCAATGGGGGCAACCCTACCGGAGCATCAATGACCACTGAGCGTAAGAGGGAGGTCTACCAG CTTGCCAGAGAATATGACCTCCTTATAATTGAGGATGATCCCTACTACTTTCTGCAGTTTCAAAAG CCCTGGGCTCCTACATTTCTGTCCATGGATGTGGATGGGCGAATCATCCGGACAGACTCCTTCTCAAAGATCCTGTCATCTGG CCTTAGGATTGGGTTTGTGACAGGGCCCAAGCCCCTTGTGGACAGAGTGGTCCTGCACATCCAGGCTTCCACCATGCACACCAGCACCTTCACACAG CTCATCATTTCCCAGCTGTTGCATGGGTGGGGACAAGAGGGCTTTCTGAACCACATCGATGG TGTGGTGGAATTTTACAGAAACCAGCGAGATGCGATGCTCTCCTCTGCAGACAGATGGCTCAAAG ATGTGGCAGAGTGGCATGCCCCAGCGGCAGGCATGTTCCTCTGGATCCGGCTGAAGGGCATCGCAGACACCCAGCAGCTCATCATGGAGAAGGCTTTGGAGAAAGAG GTGCTGTTGGTCCCTGGAGGAGTATTCAACATTGACAGCTCAGTCCCCTGCCCGTATGTACGAGCTGCCTTCTCATTGTCCACTCCCCAGCAGATTGATGAG gctttcAAGAGATTGGCTTCTCTGATCAAGGAGGCGTTATga
- the aadat gene encoding kynurenine/alpha-aminoadipate aminotransferase, mitochondrial isoform X3, translating to MKNGASVVFDETTMKRALQYSGSCGIPELISWMKDLQRNLHSPPTASYSVEAGQMEMCVTTGSQEGLCKIFEMLVNPGDNVLLDAPTYSGTLAALQPLGCNIINVLSDQYGMIPGALRDVLSRWDPADAKKPGSTVPRVLYTIPNGGNPTGASMTTERKREVYQLAREYDLLIIEDDPYYFLQFQKPWAPTFLSMDVDGRIIRTDSFSKILSSGLRIGFVTGPKPLVDRVVLHIQASTMHTSTFTQLIISQLLHGWGQEGFLNHIDGVVEFYRNQRDAMLSSADRWLKDVAEWHAPAAGMFLWIRLKGIADTQQLIMEKALEKEVLLVPGGVFNIDSSVPCPYVRAAFSLSTPQQIDEAFKRLASLIKEAL from the exons ATGAAGAATGGTGCCAGCGTTGTGTTTGATGAGACGACAATGAAAAGAGCCCTCCAGTACTCTGGCTCTTGTGG GATACCAGAACTCATATCTTGGATGAAGGACCTTCAGAGGAATCTCCACAGTCCCCCAACAGCCTCCTACAGCGTGGAGGCAGGGCAAATGGAGATGTGTGTGACCACAGGCAGTCAGGAAGGCCTGTGCAAG ATTTTTGAGATGCTGGTTAATCCTGGAGACAACGTCCTTCTAGACGCACCCACGTATTCTGGGACTCTGGCGGCA CTTCAGCCATTAGGCTGCAATATCATTAATGTATTGAGTGATCAGTACGGAATGATCCCGGGAGCCTTGAGGGACGTCCTGTCCAGGTGGGACCCAGCAGATGCCAAAAAACCAGGCAGCACAGTTCCCAGAGTCCTCTACACCATCCCCAATGGGGGCAACCCTACCGGAGCATCAATGACCACTGAGCGTAAGAGGGAGGTCTACCAG CTTGCCAGAGAATATGACCTCCTTATAATTGAGGATGATCCCTACTACTTTCTGCAGTTTCAAAAG CCCTGGGCTCCTACATTTCTGTCCATGGATGTGGATGGGCGAATCATCCGGACAGACTCCTTCTCAAAGATCCTGTCATCTGG CCTTAGGATTGGGTTTGTGACAGGGCCCAAGCCCCTTGTGGACAGAGTGGTCCTGCACATCCAGGCTTCCACCATGCACACCAGCACCTTCACACAG CTCATCATTTCCCAGCTGTTGCATGGGTGGGGACAAGAGGGCTTTCTGAACCACATCGATGG TGTGGTGGAATTTTACAGAAACCAGCGAGATGCGATGCTCTCCTCTGCAGACAGATGGCTCAAAG ATGTGGCAGAGTGGCATGCCCCAGCGGCAGGCATGTTCCTCTGGATCCGGCTGAAGGGCATCGCAGACACCCAGCAGCTCATCATGGAGAAGGCTTTGGAGAAAGAG GTGCTGTTGGTCCCTGGAGGAGTATTCAACATTGACAGCTCAGTCCCCTGCCCGTATGTACGAGCTGCCTTCTCATTGTCCACTCCCCAGCAGATTGATGAG gctttcAAGAGATTGGCTTCTCTGATCAAGGAGGCGTTATga